From a region of the Nitrospira sp. genome:
- a CDS encoding 50S ribosomal protein L25, whose product MKFDLTAAVREQAGKGAARSMRRAGKIPAVLYGQGECLLLTVNPEALIKILKSQAGSTALISLTVNGAESKQNRTALLRDYQVDPVTGVVLHADLFEISMSKPIRVKVPIKVIGGVPAGVKEGGVLHHNMRDVHVECLPAALPDHIEVDASTLTIGSGIHVKEIGAREGVRFLDDPDQMVVSVAAPMSDAKLEALLTSGAGAAGEPEVMAKGKEVAGAEGAAGAEPAKAGAAVPAAEAKAGEKKEAAAAPKAEKKEAEKKK is encoded by the coding sequence ATGAAATTCGATTTGACGGCGGCAGTCAGAGAACAAGCGGGGAAAGGAGCTGCGCGGTCTATGCGGCGGGCTGGGAAAATCCCGGCTGTGCTCTACGGTCAAGGAGAATGTCTCTTGCTGACCGTCAATCCTGAGGCACTAATTAAGATTCTCAAATCGCAGGCGGGCAGCACCGCGCTGATTTCGCTCACGGTGAATGGAGCTGAGTCCAAGCAGAATCGCACGGCCCTCTTACGGGATTATCAAGTCGACCCGGTGACGGGGGTTGTCCTGCACGCGGATCTTTTTGAGATTTCCATGAGCAAGCCGATTCGGGTGAAGGTTCCGATCAAAGTCATCGGCGGTGTCCCGGCCGGCGTCAAAGAGGGCGGTGTACTGCACCACAACATGCGCGACGTGCATGTCGAATGTCTTCCAGCCGCTCTGCCTGATCATATAGAGGTTGATGCGTCGACATTGACTATCGGCAGCGGTATTCATGTGAAAGAAATCGGAGCTCGCGAAGGTGTCCGTTTCTTGGACGATCCCGATCAGATGGTGGTCAGCGTTGCGGCACCGATGTCGGATGCCAAACTCGAAGCGTTGCTCACCAGCGGTGCAGGAGCAGCAGGGGAGCCGGAAGTCATGGCAAAAGGCAAGGAGGTGGCTGGGGCTGAAGGTGCTGCTGGTGCCGAGCCGGCCAAGGCCGGTGCTGCAGTGCCTGCGGCGGAAGCGAAGGCCGGCGAGAAGAAAGAAGCTGCAGCCGCTCCCAAGGCTGAAAAGAAAGAAGCTGAAAAGAAGAAGTAA
- the pth gene encoding aminoacyl-tRNA hydrolase: MHLLVGLGNPGKAYAQTRHNVGMWVIERAAARWSIRLSPRGTAQRGSGRLGREWVELAGLLDWMNISGPPLKGLLGELELTANELIIVHDDLDLEPGRLRIKLAGGHGGHNGIKSIAEALETPQFVRLKIGIGRPAPGQDSADYVLEPVMMDEMAVFEPCLERAVDALECVIHRGSEAAMNQFNVRAKAMDEGEGAN, from the coding sequence TTGCACCTGCTCGTAGGGCTGGGCAATCCTGGAAAGGCCTATGCTCAGACCCGTCACAATGTCGGCATGTGGGTCATCGAGCGGGCAGCCGCTCGATGGTCGATCCGACTCTCACCGCGCGGCACAGCACAACGAGGTTCCGGGAGACTCGGACGGGAATGGGTCGAGCTGGCCGGACTACTCGACTGGATGAATATTTCCGGCCCTCCGCTGAAAGGTCTCCTGGGAGAACTCGAACTCACCGCCAACGAACTTATCATCGTGCACGATGACCTGGATTTAGAGCCGGGGCGGCTGCGGATCAAGTTGGCTGGTGGCCATGGCGGACACAACGGGATCAAATCCATTGCGGAAGCGCTTGAGACTCCACAATTCGTGCGATTGAAAATTGGGATCGGTCGCCCTGCTCCAGGCCAAGATTCCGCCGACTATGTTTTAGAGCCCGTGATGATGGATGAGATGGCCGTTTTTGAGCCCTGTCTGGAGCGGGCAGTGGATGCACTGGAATGTGTGATTCATCGTGGATCTGAAGCGGCAATGAACCAATTTAATGTCAGAGCGAAGGCGATGGACGAAGGGGAGGGCGCGAACTAA
- the ychF gene encoding redox-regulated ATPase YchF has product MGLCCGMIGLPNVGKTTVFNALTGGGALAANYPFATVDPNTGIALVPDPRLIKLTEIFTSKKTTYSTLEVRDIAGLVEGASKGEGLGNQFLGHIREVDALLHVVRCFQGTDVVHVSGGVDPLRDIGVIETELMLSDLETLDRRKQKTEKKVRAGDKKAAFEVEFLAKLIGLLDKGEWLGNREYTLEERVILNECQLLAAKPVLFVANVSEGKNADDTMVQAVRGFAAKRGARVVTICGQLEAELSSLPESERADFLSEMGLTESGLVRLASEAYTLLDLITFFTAGEIESRAWPIPKGTKAPQAAGKIHSDMERGFIRAEVYHYDDLLACGSEAKVKEKGLFRLEGKDYVIKEADIVYFRFNV; this is encoded by the coding sequence ATGGGCCTGTGTTGCGGCATGATCGGTCTGCCCAATGTCGGTAAGACGACGGTCTTCAATGCGCTGACCGGCGGCGGCGCGCTGGCGGCGAACTATCCGTTCGCAACCGTTGACCCGAACACCGGCATCGCTCTGGTGCCGGATCCCCGCCTCATCAAACTAACGGAAATCTTCACCTCGAAAAAAACCACTTATAGCACACTGGAAGTGCGAGACATCGCCGGTCTCGTCGAAGGGGCCAGCAAAGGGGAAGGGCTCGGCAATCAATTTCTTGGCCACATTAGAGAAGTAGATGCTCTCCTTCACGTGGTCCGCTGTTTTCAGGGTACCGATGTTGTTCACGTTAGCGGCGGGGTCGATCCGCTCCGTGACATCGGCGTGATCGAAACCGAACTCATGTTGTCCGATCTGGAGACGCTTGATCGTCGGAAACAGAAGACGGAAAAAAAAGTCCGGGCCGGTGACAAGAAAGCTGCGTTTGAAGTGGAGTTTCTTGCCAAGCTCATCGGATTGCTCGACAAAGGCGAATGGTTGGGAAACCGGGAATACACCCTGGAAGAACGGGTTATCCTCAATGAATGTCAACTACTCGCGGCGAAGCCGGTTCTGTTTGTTGCAAACGTGTCCGAAGGTAAAAACGCGGACGACACCATGGTGCAGGCGGTGCGCGGGTTTGCTGCGAAGCGCGGGGCCCGGGTCGTCACCATCTGTGGACAGCTGGAAGCCGAACTGTCGTCATTGCCTGAGAGCGAACGGGCGGACTTCCTGAGCGAAATGGGGCTGACCGAATCGGGGCTTGTCCGATTGGCGAGCGAGGCCTATACCCTGCTTGACCTGATTACTTTCTTCACCGCCGGCGAGATTGAATCTCGTGCCTGGCCGATTCCGAAGGGCACTAAGGCACCGCAAGCGGCTGGTAAGATCCACTCCGACATGGAACGGGGCTTTATCCGCGCCGAAGTCTATCACTACGACGATCTGCTGGCTTGCGGATCGGAAGCGAAGGTGAAGGAGAAGGGATTGTTCCGACTGGAAGGCAAGGACTACGTCATCAAAGAAGCAGACATCGTGTACTTTAGGTTCAACGTTTAG
- a CDS encoding tetratricopeptide repeat protein, giving the protein MSFAAAPFQENHPVVSPPTIDSVWATDTKSDKLTAYSPMSPGGRDACFSIDDRMEDRLGPLGFDRDRTLPFPLTMVCVGLLPAVDEIGWAGYEARGDHARSVGNWPEAEKAYGKAVELLDRTSDKEVNQDLAALLNKLGAARFKQNDFVGAETDFLRALTIYTLTHGSEDLHVADTLDLVASALYEQQQSHALAGPLFYRAWVIRERTLRPDHPAIADSLHHLAVSLYSDNVSLAMPLFLRSKAIREKVFGHDHPLVANSLDAMARLYETHDRRDLAIPLYQEELKIQERIFGPNASETLPVRSSLEMAHGGKDSFHKATNGRE; this is encoded by the coding sequence ATGTCTTTTGCCGCCGCGCCCTTCCAAGAAAACCATCCGGTGGTTTCTCCTCCAACGATCGATAGTGTGTGGGCAACTGATACGAAGAGCGACAAGCTCACCGCCTACAGCCCGATGTCTCCCGGGGGAAGGGACGCGTGCTTTTCGATCGATGACCGAATGGAAGACCGACTTGGGCCACTAGGGTTTGATCGTGACCGCACCTTGCCCTTCCCGTTGACGATGGTTTGCGTCGGGTTGTTGCCCGCGGTCGATGAAATTGGCTGGGCGGGGTATGAAGCACGAGGGGACCATGCGAGGTCCGTCGGGAACTGGCCTGAGGCTGAAAAAGCATACGGGAAGGCTGTTGAGCTATTGGATCGAACCAGCGACAAGGAAGTCAACCAAGACCTGGCGGCTCTCCTCAATAAATTGGGCGCCGCGCGGTTCAAACAAAACGACTTCGTCGGCGCTGAGACGGACTTTCTCCGGGCACTGACAATCTACACGCTCACGCACGGATCCGAGGATCTTCATGTGGCCGATACGCTGGATCTGGTCGCAAGCGCATTATACGAACAGCAGCAAAGCCATGCATTAGCCGGTCCATTGTTCTACCGCGCATGGGTGATTCGAGAGCGAACGTTGAGGCCTGACCATCCTGCCATCGCGGACAGTCTCCATCACTTGGCGGTCAGTTTATATTCCGACAATGTATCACTCGCGATGCCCTTGTTTCTCCGTTCGAAGGCGATCCGAGAAAAGGTCTTCGGCCACGACCATCCGTTGGTGGCGAATTCGCTCGACGCGATGGCCCGGCTGTATGAAACGCATGACCGCAGAGATCTTGCGATCCCGCTTTATCAAGAAGAGTTGAAGATCCAGGAAAGGATATTCGGACCAAACGCCTCCGAGACGCTGCCGGTCCGTTCCAGTTTGGAGATGGCTCATGGAGGGAAGGACTCTTTCCACAAAGCTACGAATGGCCGAGAGTGA
- a CDS encoding sterol desaturase family protein, whose translation MFDSLANTFALEGIAIYWGIGLLFFAAEYWWPTRPIPYLQVLLSDVAALTTYQIFFVFAAQVTNQIPFPHYSYWRWQALPFGFKLVVFLFVLDGIAYWMHRLWHTSWGWPIHRWHHSPTELYWLAGIRASFPQIVLANIPYLLVFPLIKPVPAAFFPIYGYMLVLTNNWMHMNVTWESRKLEWLFVTPRYHRVHHLREMGRTGANFGVLFTVWDRLFGTYVDPEQVDLTGPYGISETVHPVRMAVGV comes from the coding sequence ATGTTCGACTCGCTTGCGAATACGTTTGCGCTGGAAGGAATCGCCATCTATTGGGGAATTGGCCTGCTCTTTTTCGCGGCAGAATATTGGTGGCCCACACGTCCGATCCCGTATCTTCAGGTGCTCCTGTCGGATGTGGCAGCCCTCACCACCTATCAGATCTTCTTCGTTTTTGCCGCACAGGTGACGAACCAAATCCCGTTTCCTCACTACTCCTACTGGCGGTGGCAGGCGCTTCCATTCGGTTTCAAGCTGGTAGTGTTCTTGTTCGTCCTCGACGGGATCGCTTACTGGATGCATCGACTGTGGCATACGTCGTGGGGTTGGCCCATCCATCGATGGCACCATTCACCCACCGAATTATACTGGCTGGCCGGTATCCGAGCGAGCTTTCCCCAAATCGTCCTCGCCAATATTCCTTATCTGCTGGTGTTCCCACTCATCAAACCGGTGCCCGCAGCATTTTTCCCGATCTATGGCTATATGTTGGTCCTCACCAACAACTGGATGCACATGAACGTCACCTGGGAATCGCGAAAACTGGAGTGGCTCTTCGTCACGCCTCGTTACCATCGCGTGCACCATTTGAGAGAGATGGGGAGGACGGGGGCGAATTTCGGGGTCCTGTTTACCGTGTGGGATCGACTGTTCGGAACCTATGTTGATCCCGAGCAGGTGGATTTGACAGGGCCTTACGGGATTTCAGAGACAGTCCACCCCGTCCGCATGGCAGTCGGGGTCTAG
- a CDS encoding cation:proton antiporter, whose amino-acid sequence MERLAAQLSPLTKFAIAIGCFVLLPRLMERLRLPAVLGFIIAGVLMGPNAIGLISADGPVIALFAELGKLLFMFFVGFEIDLDEFKKSRNRSLTFGALTFLIPFAAAVLLGRATGNDWNSALLVGSLIASHTLLAFPILQRLGLAQHPVVTTVVGGTIFTDIASMLVLALTVSVHLAGFSWGLLGVEVLELAVFVTVVLLFAGTLARKAIVRWGDKPELRVMIMLVVITVCAEGASLIQLEGIVGAFLAGIAVKRTVRGKFAVEQLEVIAQTLFIPAFFLATGFLVNFHLLGETAITRPGLVLGIIGVLVIGKYLAAWLTTRAFGGTRAQISLVWSLSLPQMAATLASAVVAYKTVNASGTHLLDVSYVNAVLVLVVATCVVGPILGQRYGQQVKDEAEAKPLPASPSAPVSEPA is encoded by the coding sequence ATGGAACGACTTGCTGCTCAACTCTCGCCACTCACCAAATTTGCTATCGCCATCGGCTGCTTCGTGCTGCTGCCCAGGCTCATGGAACGCCTGCGGCTGCCAGCAGTGCTCGGCTTCATCATCGCCGGCGTGCTCATGGGGCCGAACGCGATCGGACTAATCAGCGCGGACGGGCCGGTGATCGCCTTGTTCGCGGAACTCGGCAAGCTGCTCTTCATGTTCTTCGTCGGCTTCGAGATCGATCTCGACGAATTCAAGAAGTCGCGCAATCGCTCGCTCACCTTCGGCGCGCTCACGTTTCTCATCCCGTTCGCCGCCGCCGTCCTGCTCGGCCGCGCCACGGGCAACGATTGGAACAGCGCGCTGCTCGTCGGTTCGCTCATCGCGTCGCACACGCTGCTCGCGTTCCCGATCCTGCAGCGGCTCGGCCTCGCCCAACATCCTGTGGTGACGACGGTCGTCGGCGGCACCATCTTCACCGACATCGCCTCGATGCTCGTCCTGGCCCTGACCGTGAGCGTGCACCTCGCCGGATTCTCCTGGGGACTCCTCGGCGTGGAGGTGCTCGAACTCGCTGTCTTTGTGACGGTGGTCTTGCTGTTTGCCGGGACGCTGGCGCGGAAGGCGATCGTCCGCTGGGGTGACAAGCCGGAGTTGCGCGTGATGATCATGCTGGTGGTCATCACGGTCTGCGCGGAGGGCGCCAGCCTGATCCAGCTCGAAGGGATCGTCGGCGCCTTCCTCGCCGGCATCGCGGTGAAACGCACGGTGCGCGGCAAGTTCGCCGTCGAGCAGCTCGAAGTGATCGCGCAGACGTTGTTCATCCCGGCGTTTTTTCTCGCCACGGGTTTCCTCGTGAATTTCCATCTGCTTGGCGAAACCGCCATCACCCGTCCGGGGCTGGTGCTCGGCATCATCGGCGTGCTGGTCATCGGCAAATACCTCGCCGCATGGTTGACCACGCGTGCCTTTGGGGGCACCCGCGCACAGATCAGTCTCGTGTGGAGCCTCTCCCTCCCGCAGATGGCCGCCACGCTCGCCTCCGCCGTCGTCGCCTACAAGACCGTGAACGCCTCCGGCACACACCTGCTAGACGTGTCGTATGTCAACGCCGTGCTCGTCCTCGTGGTCGCGACGTGCGTCGTCGGCCCGATCCTTGGCCAGCGCTATGGCCAGCAGGTCAAAGACGAAGCGGAAGCAAAGCCCCTTCCCGCATCACCCTCAGCTCCGGTCAGCGAACCCGCATGA
- a CDS encoding type II toxin-antitoxin system RelE/ParE family toxin → MAKERREVIWTTNARNELDDIVAYIAKDAPLSALAFLEEVLNTADSLFSLAERGRIVPELQNPFIRELCIKHYRLFYEIQDRTVYVLGFIHGAREFKPHETN, encoded by the coding sequence GTGGCGAAAGAACGGCGTGAAGTAATCTGGACAACCAACGCACGAAACGAACTCGACGACATCGTCGCCTACATCGCCAAAGACGCTCCCCTCTCAGCACTGGCCTTTCTTGAAGAAGTCCTGAATACCGCCGACTCGCTCTTCTCACTCGCGGAGCGTGGTCGGATCGTCCCTGAACTTCAGAACCCGTTCATCCGTGAACTCTGCATCAAACATTACCGGCTATTCTATGAAATTCAGGACCGCACGGTGTATGTGCTCGGCTTCATTCATGGAGCCAGAGAGTTCAAGCCACACGAGACGAATTGA
- a CDS encoding Fic family protein — MTWNWQQDEWPNFTYDRQTFTPNETHFIHEAGMVQGAIKHLTEGDQSQLTIDLISNEAVTTSEIEGEILNRDSVQSSIRRNFGLDTDNRKIPLAEQGIAALMSDLYQHAGTTLSEEQLFGWHAMLMRGRGDLTTIGAYRNTQNPMQVVSGPIGTPRVHFEAPPSHRVSMEMNRFLEWFNHTAPEGQHPLPALARAGIAHLYFESIHPFEDGNGRIGRALSEKALSQTLGRPTLIALSQTICRSRKAYYAALEDNNKDLDITDWLSYFTRTVLEAQQYTQRLIDFLIAKTRLYDRLRGKLNERQDKVLTRMFREGLDGFKGGLSAENYLKITHTSRATATRDLQSLVELGALQKTGELKHTRYWLRILQEPGKQS, encoded by the coding sequence ATGACATGGAATTGGCAGCAAGACGAGTGGCCGAACTTCACCTATGACAGGCAGACTTTTACTCCAAACGAGACCCACTTTATCCATGAAGCGGGAATGGTTCAGGGCGCCATCAAACATCTCACGGAGGGAGATCAGTCACAGCTCACAATTGATCTCATCAGCAACGAGGCCGTCACCACTTCGGAGATCGAGGGGGAAATACTCAACCGCGACTCCGTGCAATCGTCCATTCGCCGAAATTTCGGGCTGGATACGGATAACAGGAAGATCCCTCTCGCTGAACAAGGCATTGCCGCCCTGATGTCCGATCTCTATCAGCACGCCGGTACCACGCTTTCTGAAGAACAGTTGTTCGGCTGGCACGCGATGCTGATGCGTGGACGGGGGGACCTGACTACCATCGGAGCGTACCGGAACACCCAGAATCCGATGCAAGTGGTGTCAGGCCCCATCGGAACTCCCAGGGTTCATTTTGAAGCGCCACCCTCGCACAGGGTTTCGATGGAGATGAACAGGTTTCTCGAGTGGTTCAACCACACGGCACCGGAAGGACAGCATCCGCTTCCTGCACTGGCTCGGGCAGGCATCGCACACCTGTACTTCGAATCGATCCATCCGTTTGAAGACGGCAATGGACGGATTGGGCGGGCGCTGTCGGAGAAGGCCTTGTCCCAGACCCTAGGCAGGCCGACGCTCATTGCGCTGTCTCAGACGATCTGCCGGAGCCGGAAGGCCTACTACGCAGCACTTGAGGACAACAATAAGGATTTGGACATCACAGACTGGCTCAGCTATTTCACACGAACCGTCCTGGAAGCACAGCAATACACCCAACGCCTCATCGATTTTCTCATTGCGAAAACCAGGCTGTATGATCGACTGCGTGGCAAGCTCAATGAACGGCAGGACAAAGTACTGACACGCATGTTTCGGGAGGGACTGGACGGGTTCAAAGGTGGTCTCAGCGCAGAAAACTATCTCAAAATCACCCACACGTCCAGAGCCACCGCCACCAGAGATTTACAGAGCCTGGTCGAACTGGGCGCGCTCCAAAAAACCGGCGAACTCAAACACACCCGGTACTGGCTGAGGATCCTTCAGGAGCCCGGCAAACAATCGTAG
- a CDS encoding DNA polymerase III subunit alpha, whose amino-acid sequence MTAVQFVHLHVHSDYSPMRGVSSLEGLCALAQRQGSPAMALTDANGLYGAIRFVEQAKQLGLRPVLGAELTTDDHRAILLAKTPDGYANLCQVLSQRHCNPSFDFFTSVSRYRDGLIVFTDDETALTVWAKESRQDLYVELTPGPAMHDALLFSRRSGLPPVATNRVYFSHANGFATHRLLRAIALNKTLSRLPEEACCTHRQWLMPPALMASQFPHVPEAVENTLRIAEACHSDWRFGETIFPAFRRLTDEEAFLTLKDKTYAGAQSRYGVITQEIRDRIEKELAIIRGKRFARYFLVVEEIVTTSKRTTCGRGSVAASIVSYCLHITHVDPIKHHLFFERFLNPGRKDPPDIDIDFAWDERDNVLKWVFEQYGDRQAAMVANQNSLGFRAAIREVAKVYGMPTEEIGRISSHVVRQKDFLGFSTPPTNEQWLHRLSQTMQLPPPWPEILALALKAQKHFRHLSIHCGGVVIVPDEIRRYVPVEYTAKRLPVIQWEKDQTEDAGLVKIDILGNRSLAVIRDALAAIAKHTGRTIDYETWNPLNDVATQDAIRRGDTIGCFYIESPATRLLLRKLWLGMPPHRRAVTDVFEYLVMVSSLVRPATIPFVEEFIRRAHAGSCPSRHPKLKGVLDETHGIMVYQEDVTKVAMALADFSVEDADQLRKIISKKHKQKQLQDYYQQFFRGAEKNGASPKTIHSIWKMIMSFAGYSFCKPHSASYAQVSFKSAYLRTHYPAEFIAAVISNQGGFYSTFAYVSEARRMGLAVLLPDINESDWAYHGEGERLRMGLMQVKTIPKDLGVGIVEERTKAGPYRSFQDFLRRVKPEPSHARALVRAGCCDSIAGELTRPALMWRLYAGNDFASSRLPVPDDYSAAQKRAHEIESFSCLASRHPLTLYRKQIERLRPVPASQMHRFVGRRITMVGLLITEKSAETKYGQTMEFITLEDVTALYDVTLFPEIYRRCCHLLSPNQPYVVNGLVEESFGVVTLTVLDLQLLEPTTGDVPDRLTRHEYADGFVPHEL is encoded by the coding sequence ATGACGGCTGTCCAATTCGTCCATCTCCATGTCCATTCGGATTATTCACCGATGCGCGGGGTGTCGTCACTGGAAGGACTCTGTGCTTTGGCACAGCGACAAGGATCGCCGGCCATGGCTTTGACCGATGCGAACGGATTGTACGGAGCGATCCGCTTTGTCGAGCAGGCGAAGCAACTGGGGCTCCGGCCGGTTCTCGGCGCTGAACTGACCACTGATGATCATCGGGCGATTTTGCTGGCCAAAACACCAGACGGGTATGCCAACCTCTGTCAGGTGCTGTCGCAGAGACATTGCAATCCATCGTTCGACTTTTTCACGTCCGTTTCACGCTATCGTGATGGTCTCATCGTCTTCACGGACGACGAAACGGCGCTTACGGTCTGGGCCAAAGAATCGCGGCAAGACCTCTATGTCGAATTGACACCAGGGCCGGCTATGCATGATGCCCTTCTCTTCAGCCGCCGTTCCGGTTTGCCGCCTGTCGCCACCAATCGCGTGTACTTCTCTCATGCGAATGGCTTTGCCACCCATCGTCTGTTGCGTGCCATCGCCCTCAACAAGACTCTGTCACGGCTGCCGGAAGAAGCTTGTTGCACGCATAGGCAATGGCTGATGCCACCCGCGCTCATGGCATCTCAGTTTCCTCACGTTCCGGAAGCAGTGGAAAATACCCTCCGCATTGCCGAGGCCTGTCACAGCGACTGGCGTTTTGGCGAGACGATCTTTCCCGCCTTTCGTCGGCTGACCGATGAAGAAGCATTTTTGACGCTCAAAGACAAGACCTATGCCGGCGCACAGAGTCGATACGGCGTCATCACGCAAGAGATCCGTGACCGGATTGAAAAAGAGTTGGCGATCATCCGAGGGAAACGCTTCGCTCGCTATTTTCTTGTCGTGGAGGAAATTGTGACGACGTCAAAACGGACCACCTGTGGCCGCGGTTCAGTCGCGGCGTCAATCGTTTCGTACTGCCTTCACATCACTCATGTCGATCCGATCAAGCATCATCTCTTCTTCGAACGGTTTCTCAATCCAGGCAGGAAAGATCCACCGGACATCGATATCGATTTTGCATGGGACGAGCGCGACAACGTTTTGAAATGGGTGTTCGAACAGTACGGCGATCGCCAAGCCGCCATGGTGGCAAACCAAAACAGCCTCGGCTTCCGGGCAGCCATCCGCGAAGTCGCAAAGGTGTACGGAATGCCGACTGAAGAAATCGGCAGGATATCTTCACACGTTGTGCGTCAAAAGGACTTCCTCGGCTTTTCCACTCCACCGACCAACGAGCAATGGCTCCATCGGTTGTCACAGACCATGCAGTTGCCTCCCCCCTGGCCTGAGATCCTTGCTTTGGCGCTGAAAGCACAGAAACACTTCCGCCATCTCTCCATACACTGCGGCGGAGTCGTCATCGTACCGGATGAGATCCGGCGCTACGTGCCGGTGGAATACACAGCCAAACGCTTACCCGTCATCCAGTGGGAAAAAGATCAGACGGAGGACGCTGGGCTCGTGAAGATCGATATCCTAGGCAACCGGTCACTCGCTGTGATTCGAGATGCTCTTGCGGCCATCGCCAAACATACGGGCCGGACGATCGACTATGAAACCTGGAACCCGCTCAACGATGTCGCCACGCAGGACGCGATCCGACGTGGTGACACGATCGGCTGCTTTTACATCGAATCACCCGCTACACGTCTCTTGTTGAGAAAACTGTGGCTGGGAATGCCACCGCACCGCCGCGCAGTGACCGATGTTTTCGAGTATCTCGTCATGGTCTCGTCCTTGGTCAGGCCTGCGACTATTCCCTTCGTGGAAGAGTTTATCCGACGAGCGCATGCAGGCTCGTGTCCATCCCGACATCCCAAGCTGAAAGGAGTTTTGGATGAAACACACGGCATCATGGTCTATCAGGAGGACGTAACCAAAGTGGCGATGGCTCTAGCGGACTTTTCTGTTGAAGATGCGGATCAGCTTCGTAAGATCATCAGCAAGAAGCACAAACAAAAGCAACTGCAAGACTACTATCAGCAGTTTTTCCGGGGTGCCGAAAAAAATGGCGCGTCACCGAAGACGATCCATAGCATCTGGAAGATGATCATGAGTTTCGCCGGCTACAGTTTTTGCAAACCCCACTCGGCCAGCTATGCGCAGGTGTCGTTCAAGTCCGCGTACCTCCGAACCCACTATCCGGCGGAATTCATCGCCGCCGTCATCAGCAACCAAGGCGGCTTTTATTCGACTTTTGCCTATGTGTCGGAAGCCCGACGCATGGGACTGGCGGTCCTCCTGCCGGACATCAACGAAAGCGATTGGGCTTACCACGGTGAAGGCGAACGGCTACGGATGGGCTTGATGCAGGTGAAGACAATCCCGAAAGACCTCGGCGTGGGAATCGTCGAGGAACGGACGAAAGCCGGCCCCTATCGCTCGTTCCAAGATTTTTTGCGGCGTGTGAAGCCGGAGCCCTCCCATGCCAGAGCATTGGTCCGCGCCGGCTGCTGTGATTCCATCGCCGGTGAGCTGACAAGGCCGGCCTTGATGTGGCGGCTGTATGCGGGAAATGATTTCGCCTCAAGTCGTTTGCCGGTACCGGACGATTATTCCGCCGCTCAGAAGCGAGCCCATGAGATTGAATCGTTCAGCTGTCTGGCCAGCCGCCATCCTCTGACTCTCTACCGCAAGCAGATCGAACGGCTCCGCCCGGTGCCAGCCTCCCAAATGCATCGTTTCGTCGGTCGGCGTATCACCATGGTCGGCTTGCTGATCACAGAGAAATCGGCTGAGACCAAGTATGGCCAAACCATGGAATTCATCACCCTGGAAGATGTCACAGCCCTCTACGATGTCACGCTGTTCCCCGAGATCTACCGCCGTTGCTGTCATCTGCTTTCACCAAACCAGCCGTACGTGGTCAATGGACTGGTGGAAGAAAGCTTCGGCGTCGTCACACTGACTGTGCTGGATCTCCAACTCCTAGAGCCGACAACGGGCGACGTTCCTGACCGACTGACCCGACATGAATATGCTGACGGTTTCGTCCCTCATGAGTTATAG